The Thaumasiovibrio subtropicus genome window below encodes:
- a CDS encoding methyl-accepting chemotaxis protein, protein MNSLSIRGRLVLLILAAASALVIVSVINLLDIRSALYDERHRETEVMVGSAVSIVEDLHQKAVSGEISMEEAKATATNMIGAMRYAQTGYFSVYDSSAVMVNHPIRPDLNGQDLSRLADENGVLIVTDAVNVAVRQGGGFVEYVWPKPNETVAKQKIAYSQHFAPWDWIISTGLYVDDVEEIFWSEARTSMLVVSIVIATLLICSLWVAHSIVKPLDRLKDGILASQKHHDLSIEVELEGKNEISAVAHAFNQLLISLSAAFDAVQTGANSLLADAHSLQKSARQFSETSSEQQDASAAMSAVVEELTVSIDTISGNAGSMRALSHKAGQQSEQTAGSMQQTLSRLGLAASKVETSTSLVTELDAHTSQIQTVISVIRDVAEQTNLLALNAAIEAARAGDQGRGFAVVADEVRLLAERTSQSTIQIAETIEKIQGGTSNVVAQMQSVVESVNDSVSQATQAEETVKALQHSSSDLVSIIDEVSSSLSEQTSANNEMAERVHRIADGAQQNSVSADNASEDITRLYELAKRLDNAASQFKLA, encoded by the coding sequence ATGAACTCGTTATCGATTAGGGGCAGGTTAGTTCTGCTGATATTAGCTGCCGCGTCGGCGTTGGTAATTGTTTCAGTTATCAACCTGCTCGACATTCGCAGTGCGCTGTATGACGAACGCCATCGTGAAACAGAAGTTATGGTTGGCAGTGCGGTTAGCATTGTTGAAGATCTTCATCAAAAAGCGGTGTCGGGTGAGATATCGATGGAGGAAGCAAAAGCTACCGCAACCAATATGATAGGTGCAATGCGCTATGCTCAAACAGGGTACTTCTCGGTGTATGATTCGAGCGCTGTCATGGTGAACCATCCTATTCGCCCGGATTTAAACGGGCAGGATTTGTCTCGACTAGCGGATGAAAATGGGGTGCTTATCGTTACGGATGCGGTGAATGTTGCGGTAAGGCAAGGTGGCGGCTTTGTCGAATACGTATGGCCTAAGCCGAACGAAACCGTTGCGAAGCAAAAAATTGCTTATTCGCAACACTTCGCTCCCTGGGACTGGATTATCTCTACTGGCTTGTATGTTGACGACGTCGAAGAGATCTTTTGGTCTGAGGCACGTACGTCAATGTTGGTGGTTTCTATTGTCATTGCGACTTTACTTATCTGTTCGCTTTGGGTTGCTCACAGCATCGTTAAACCCCTCGATCGACTTAAAGATGGCATTTTAGCGAGTCAAAAGCATCATGACCTTTCGATTGAAGTTGAACTGGAAGGGAAAAATGAAATCTCTGCCGTCGCGCATGCGTTTAACCAACTGTTAATCAGCTTGAGTGCAGCCTTTGATGCGGTGCAAACGGGGGCAAATTCGCTGCTCGCGGATGCCCATTCCCTGCAAAAGTCAGCACGTCAGTTTTCGGAAACTTCATCAGAGCAGCAGGATGCTTCTGCAGCCATGTCCGCAGTGGTTGAAGAGCTGACGGTGAGTATTGATACCATCTCTGGTAACGCGGGTTCGATGCGCGCTCTTTCTCACAAAGCGGGTCAACAAAGTGAGCAAACGGCGGGGTCAATGCAGCAAACGCTCTCTCGCTTAGGTCTCGCGGCTAGCAAGGTTGAGACCTCAACGAGCTTAGTCACGGAGCTGGATGCGCACACGTCACAAATTCAAACGGTGATTTCCGTCATCCGAGATGTGGCAGAGCAAACCAATCTCTTAGCGTTAAATGCGGCGATAGAAGCGGCGCGTGCGGGCGATCAGGGGCGAGGATTTGCCGTTGTGGCTGACGAGGTACGTTTGCTCGCTGAGCGAACGTCTCAATCAACCATTCAAATCGCTGAAACGATTGAAAAAATCCAAGGTGGCACCAGTAATGTTGTCGCTCAAATGCAATCGGTCGTGGAGAGTGTGAATGACAGTGTGAGTCAGGCAACACAAGCAGAAGAGACGGTGAAAGCACTGCAGCATTCTTCAAGTGATCTTGTGAGCATTATTGATGAAGTCAGTAGTTCGCTGTCCGAACAGACAAGCGCGAACAATGAGATGGCTGAACGTGTTCATCGCATTGCAGACGGTGCGCAGCAAAACAGTGTGTCCGCTGACAATGCCTCCGAGGACATTACGCGCCTTTATGAGCTCGCGAAACGGCTAGATAACGCGGCCAGTCAGTTCAAACTCGCTTAA
- a CDS encoding GGDEF domain-containing protein produces MPLKHQLEKSVMRWSLIQMAAVLLGLTFLHVYPMPSYESGIFHIIPSLMIGMTAIMAAVFHKPKLFFAMLLLFANYALLEAVHDYLAPELLAVTTGLSIYITNINLIALDSKPKRRILSKTGALYGLVLILQMGWGALVIGHLADAPNPETTLIWIPRIYSQHCSALNIFFGVTAMSYMFWRFKRSPSVSRLALFTCAMTINATPLVWSNPLSFSLMYTLCALLTCSILVNHSRVLAYRDMLTGVGSRRALDAALQHTYGTFTIAMLDIDHFKSINDKYGHDGGDIVLEEMGKVLKSSLQKAATFRYGGEEFAILFYGHSREQCFETLERLRKRISHLSVELPTNHHLRITASIGLADSLDSEDAEAVLRNADRALYRAKHAGRNQVSF; encoded by the coding sequence ATGCCATTGAAGCATCAACTTGAAAAATCAGTAATGAGGTGGTCATTGATTCAAATGGCTGCGGTATTGCTCGGGCTAACGTTTTTACATGTCTATCCGATGCCAAGCTACGAATCGGGCATCTTCCACATTATTCCAAGCCTGATGATAGGTATGACCGCCATCATGGCCGCGGTTTTTCACAAGCCCAAACTCTTCTTTGCCATGTTACTTTTGTTCGCGAACTATGCTTTGCTTGAAGCCGTGCACGATTACCTTGCGCCCGAACTCCTCGCTGTCACAACAGGTTTATCTATCTACATCACTAACATCAACTTGATTGCACTGGATAGCAAACCCAAACGCCGTATTCTATCCAAAACTGGCGCACTTTATGGCTTAGTATTGATACTACAGATGGGTTGGGGAGCCCTAGTCATCGGACACCTTGCTGACGCACCAAACCCGGAAACTACCTTGATATGGATACCGCGCATCTATAGCCAGCATTGCTCTGCACTCAACATCTTTTTCGGCGTGACAGCAATGAGTTATATGTTCTGGCGTTTCAAACGATCGCCTTCAGTCAGCCGTCTCGCGCTTTTCACCTGCGCAATGACTATCAACGCTACCCCACTCGTTTGGAGTAATCCGCTCAGCTTCAGTTTGATGTATACCTTATGCGCGCTGCTTACCTGCTCTATTCTCGTCAATCACAGCCGCGTTTTAGCTTATCGCGATATGCTTACGGGTGTTGGCAGTCGGCGTGCTTTAGATGCAGCACTTCAACACACCTACGGTACCTTCACCATTGCCATGCTCGATATCGATCACTTCAAGAGCATCAATGACAAGTATGGACATGATGGAGGCGACATCGTGTTAGAAGAGATGGGTAAAGTCCTTAAAAGTAGCCTTCAGAAAGCGGCGACTTTTCGCTATGGCGGAGAAGAGTTTGCTATCCTTTTTTATGGCCACAGCAGAGAGCAATGTTTTGAGACACTCGAGAGACTGAGAAAGCGAATTAGCCATCTCAGTGTCGAGCTCCCGACCAACCATCACCTTCGTATAACAGCCAGTATCGGCTTAGCAGATAGTTTAGATAGCGAAGACGCAGAAGCCGTATTGAGAAATGCTGATCGTGCGCTCTACCGCGCCAAACATGCGGGAAGAAACCAAGTGAGTTTCTAG
- a CDS encoding metallophosphoesterase, translating to MNKKRVRSSTAVALVSILALSACNSNTTEGGSEKPADLNKALFFDYGAEWRYLDLGVAPDANWTEVIFDDADWKQGSGIFSYGYDYPLEGNTALTDYKTLNWEGETPSAYYFRKSVDVADIETLHDVYLKMRVDDAAAIYVNGAEIARSPLLIRDEALSNTTSPLRYSKYANNAENTFVLPKQVFKEGENVIAVAVYNQVYHQTNDVQFNAALSASFEYTGEPDGPYVTVHEDGVISTQSVTQQGVIMQTFNNASDAEIIVSLPGELGEFKVELKDEYSVPAYRYEKPAKFFVTSDLEGQIEAMVYMLVQAGVMDEAYNWTYGNGHLYHLGDLFDRGAFVTESLWLFYHLENQAQKAGGDVHFILGNHDLMNFYGDFRYVHPRYFENASLMGKTLLELHTKETVLGQWLRTKNVMEVAGDLLIVHAGFNNDLIAAIQDGSLTLDAVNEYGRQHLDNGYIRYDDQGNLIKDAYYLPSRLYWDRSIPDGALSQEALEAGLTAFGASQVVVGHTVFDKPAYLYNERVIVADVDHGDNYYVEGRVQALEYYYGNYQHFIADKASGVMRLPLESTTPRQ from the coding sequence ATGAATAAAAAACGGGTCCGCAGCAGTACTGCAGTAGCATTAGTTTCGATATTAGCTCTCTCAGCATGTAATAGTAATACGACTGAAGGTGGCAGCGAAAAACCAGCAGATTTGAATAAAGCGTTGTTTTTTGACTATGGCGCTGAGTGGCGTTATCTCGATTTAGGTGTCGCTCCCGATGCTAATTGGACCGAGGTTATATTTGATGATGCGGATTGGAAACAAGGCTCGGGCATATTTTCATATGGATATGACTATCCGTTAGAGGGAAATACGGCATTAACCGACTATAAAACGCTGAACTGGGAAGGCGAAACGCCGAGCGCTTATTATTTTAGAAAGTCAGTTGACGTTGCAGACATCGAGACGCTACATGATGTCTATCTTAAGATGCGTGTTGACGATGCGGCTGCTATTTATGTGAATGGAGCAGAAATCGCCCGATCGCCTTTGCTCATTCGTGATGAAGCATTATCAAACACAACGTCACCTTTACGTTACTCTAAGTACGCGAATAATGCCGAGAATACCTTCGTGCTTCCAAAGCAAGTGTTTAAAGAAGGTGAAAATGTGATTGCCGTTGCCGTTTATAATCAGGTCTACCATCAAACGAATGATGTGCAGTTTAATGCGGCGTTGAGTGCGTCATTTGAATATACAGGTGAGCCAGATGGTCCTTATGTGACGGTACACGAAGACGGGGTTATCTCAACGCAATCTGTGACTCAGCAGGGTGTGATCATGCAGACATTTAATAACGCGTCTGATGCTGAAATCATTGTTAGTTTACCCGGCGAACTTGGTGAGTTTAAGGTCGAGCTTAAAGATGAGTACAGTGTGCCAGCTTACCGATATGAAAAGCCCGCCAAGTTTTTCGTTACTTCCGATCTAGAAGGCCAAATTGAAGCGATGGTTTATATGCTCGTGCAAGCGGGTGTTATGGATGAAGCGTATAACTGGACCTACGGTAATGGCCATCTCTATCACCTAGGTGATTTATTCGATCGTGGTGCGTTTGTGACTGAGAGTCTTTGGTTGTTTTACCATTTAGAGAACCAAGCCCAAAAGGCGGGTGGGGACGTGCATTTCATTCTGGGAAATCACGATCTAATGAACTTCTATGGTGACTTTCGCTATGTTCATCCTCGTTATTTCGAGAATGCAAGCTTGATGGGTAAAACCTTGTTAGAACTGCATACCAAAGAGACGGTGTTAGGACAATGGTTGCGTACTAAGAATGTAATGGAAGTGGCGGGTGATTTATTGATCGTTCATGCTGGTTTTAACAATGATCTCATTGCTGCAATTCAGGACGGTAGCTTAACGCTGGATGCGGTGAATGAGTACGGTCGTCAACATCTTGATAATGGTTATATCCGCTATGATGATCAAGGCAACCTTATTAAAGATGCCTATTACCTACCTTCACGCTTGTATTGGGATCGTTCGATCCCGGATGGTGCGCTTAGTCAGGAAGCGCTTGAGGCGGGTTTAACCGCATTCGGTGCCTCACAAGTCGTGGTCGGCCATACAGTCTTCGATAAGCCAGCATACCTTTACAATGAACGTGTGATTGTTGCTGATGTAGACCACGGTGATAACTACTACGTTGAAGGCCGTGTTCAAGCGTTAGAGTACTACTATGGTAATTATCAACACTTTATTGCTGATAAAGCGTCAGGTGTCATGAGATTGCCGCTTGAATCTACCACGCCAAGACAATAG
- a CDS encoding IS630 family transposase (programmed frameshift), whose product MDSLDTINFKKLASQQKSIQMKMRLLALAHFKDGHSRTQIAKFLKVSRTSVNKWVQTFLEEGLEGLQEKPRTGRPAFLNTQQREQLSLFIKARAEDSSGGRLTGTDIHAYIVKEFGKHYHPDSIYYLLSHMGFSWITSRSKHPRQSQQTQDDFKKFKIETILKIPGHMGLDNVDVWFQDEARFGQQNTTTRLWAKRGSRPRAVKQQQFEYAYLFGSVCPARGIGEALVVPWVNKDIMVEHLKQISAVTEKGRHAVIIMDGAGWHTNDIAEQFSNVSIIKLPPYSPELNPIEQVWSWLRQHYLANQSFTDYEDIVSKVCTAWNRFLKRADRVTKMCTRDWIKLTS is encoded by the exons ATGGACAGCCTCGATACCATTAATTTCAAAAAGCTTGCTAGCCAACAAAAATCTATTCAGATGAAGATGCGATTGCTCGCATTGGCACACTTTAAAGATGGTCACTCTCGAACCCAAATTGCTAAGTTCCTTAAGGTAAGCAGAACGAGTGTGAATAAGTGGGTACAAACATTCCTTGAAGAAGGGCTTGAAGGGCTGCAAGAGAAACCAAGAACGGGTCGCCCAGCATTCCTCAATACTCAGCAACGTGAACAGCTAAGCCTGTTTATAAAGGCACGTGCCGAAGATTCATCTGGGGGGAGGTTAACAGGTACTGATATTCATGCTTATATCGTGAAAGAGTTTGGTAAACACTACCACCCAGACTCTATCTACTATTTGCTTAGTCACATGGGCTTCTCTTGGATAACATCACGCTCCAAGCACCCTCGTCAATCCCAGCAAACCCAAGACGATTTT AAAAAATTCAAAATTGAAACGATCCTTAAGATCCCCGGTCACATGGGGCTTGATAACGTCGATGTCTGGTTTCAAGATGAAGCAAGATTTGGTCAGCAAAACACGACAACTCGACTTTGGGCTAAACGGGGATCAAGACCAAGAGCAGTTAAACAGCAGCAGTTTGAATATGCGTATTTGTTTGGCTCAGTATGTCCCGCTAGAGGTATTGGCGAGGCGCTGGTCGTTCCTTGGGTTAACAAGGACATTATGGTTGAGCACCTTAAGCAGATCTCCGCGGTGACCGAAAAAGGTCGTCACGCAGTGATCATTATGGATGGCGCTGGCTGGCATACAAATGACATTGCAGAACAGTTCAGTAATGTCAGTATCATCAAGCTCCCGCCATATTCACCAGAGCTAAATCCTATAGAACAAGTGTGGAGTTGGCTCAGACAACACTATCTTGCCAATCAGAGTTTTACCGACTACGAAGATATTGTGTCGAAAGTATGCACTGCATGGAATCGATTCTTGAAGCGTGCAGATAGAGTGACCAAAATGTGCACCAGAGACTGGATTAAACTGACCAGTTAA
- the proV gene encoding glycine betaine/L-proline ABC transporter ATP-binding protein ProV, translated as MPPILEVQGLYKVFGEKPDRAFSLIEQGKNKDTIFEQTGLTVGVHDVSLSINEGEIFVIMGLSGSGKSTLVRLLNRLIEPTQGNVLLRGKDIAHISEDELRQVRRNNISMVFQNFALMPHMTVIENAAFGLELAGIALETRQASAMAALERVGLDAYADSYPDELSGGMKQRVGLARALACDPDILLMDEAFSALDPLIRTEMQDELIRLQNDDKRTIVFISHDLDEAMRIGDRIAIMQNGVVVQVGTPDEILNQPANDYVEAFFRGVNIASVLSAKDIARKKPAAVFKKSEHDGPASAMQILIDSDRDYGVVVDKLNRFEGIVSIESLREAQKSNASLTSALLPDSVTLSPHLPINDTLGTVASVPYAVPVVDEEKHYFGVITKSRLLQTLDRD; from the coding sequence ATGCCTCCCATACTGGAAGTTCAAGGGCTATATAAAGTATTTGGTGAGAAGCCTGACCGCGCTTTCTCTCTGATAGAGCAAGGAAAAAATAAAGACACCATCTTCGAACAGACAGGATTGACTGTTGGTGTTCATGACGTATCCCTCTCCATCAACGAAGGCGAAATCTTCGTTATCATGGGCCTCTCTGGCTCGGGTAAATCCACACTAGTTAGACTTCTCAACCGTCTCATAGAACCAACACAAGGTAATGTGCTGCTACGCGGTAAAGACATCGCCCACATCTCTGAAGACGAACTTCGCCAAGTGCGTCGCAACAACATCTCCATGGTTTTTCAGAACTTTGCATTAATGCCACACATGACGGTTATCGAAAATGCCGCATTTGGGCTTGAGTTAGCAGGTATTGCTTTGGAAACTCGTCAGGCGAGCGCAATGGCGGCATTGGAACGCGTTGGCTTAGATGCCTACGCAGACTCCTACCCTGATGAGCTTTCAGGCGGTATGAAACAACGTGTGGGCCTAGCAAGAGCGCTGGCTTGCGACCCAGATATCTTGTTAATGGACGAGGCATTTTCAGCACTTGACCCATTAATTCGAACCGAAATGCAAGATGAGTTAATTCGCTTGCAGAATGATGATAAACGAACCATTGTCTTTATTTCGCATGACCTCGATGAGGCAATGCGGATCGGTGATCGTATTGCCATTATGCAGAACGGCGTTGTTGTTCAGGTTGGTACACCGGATGAGATCCTCAATCAACCTGCCAATGACTACGTTGAAGCCTTTTTCCGAGGCGTAAATATTGCCAGCGTCCTTTCTGCGAAAGATATTGCCCGCAAGAAACCCGCAGCCGTGTTCAAAAAGTCTGAACATGATGGTCCTGCCTCCGCAATGCAGATACTGATTGATAGTGACCGTGATTATGGTGTGGTCGTCGATAAGTTGAATCGATTTGAAGGCATCGTCTCTATCGAGTCCTTACGTGAAGCGCAAAAAAGCAATGCGTCTTTGACAAGCGCTTTACTGCCCGACAGTGTCACACTTTCCCCACACCTTCCGATCAACGACACCTTAGGGACTGTCGCCAGTGTGCCTTATGCCGTCCCTGTTGTTGATGAGGAAAAACACTATTTTGGTGTTATCACTAAATCACGATTGCTGCAAACATTAGACAGAGATTAA
- the proW gene encoding glycine betaine/L-proline ABC transporter permease ProW — translation MANTQDTTDPWAQSTDTPADPWSQATESSSADPWSQTTSEPTSDPWGQVTNTEPENSWLTSEAVEETPFDIMDPFAEAILPLDSWVETGLNWLVEHGRPVFQAIRVPIDFILSSFETALVSTPAPFMLVILFLLAWQSAGIRLGVSTLAALIGIGLIGAWEEAMVTLSLVMTSVFFCLLIGLPLGIWLARSDTAAKFVRPLLDAMQTTPAFVYLVPIVMLFGIGNVPGVVVTIIFALPPVVRLTILGIQQVPEELIEAGHSFGANRKQMLYRIQLPLAMPTIMAGVNQTLMLSLSMVVIASMIAVGGLGQMVLRGIGRLDMGLAAVGGVGIVILAILLDRITQTLGVNAQNTKQRWYHTGPISLFLKKKQQPKASTAN, via the coding sequence ATGGCGAATACACAAGACACTACTGACCCGTGGGCGCAATCCACTGACACACCTGCAGACCCATGGTCACAAGCGACAGAGTCATCTAGCGCTGACCCATGGTCTCAAACGACTTCAGAGCCAACGTCTGACCCTTGGGGGCAAGTGACCAATACTGAGCCGGAAAATAGCTGGTTAACCTCAGAAGCTGTGGAAGAAACCCCTTTTGATATCATGGATCCCTTTGCGGAAGCCATTCTCCCACTCGACAGCTGGGTAGAAACCGGACTTAACTGGTTGGTCGAACATGGTCGTCCCGTCTTCCAAGCCATCCGGGTACCGATTGATTTTATCCTCAGCTCATTCGAAACAGCGCTTGTATCAACACCTGCGCCTTTTATGCTGGTTATCTTGTTCCTATTAGCATGGCAATCGGCAGGTATTCGATTAGGCGTATCCACCTTAGCCGCGCTGATCGGTATTGGCCTGATTGGCGCTTGGGAAGAAGCGATGGTGACACTTTCTCTCGTCATGACATCCGTCTTTTTCTGTTTGCTTATCGGACTGCCACTCGGAATTTGGCTTGCGAGAAGCGATACCGCCGCCAAGTTTGTTCGGCCGTTGCTAGACGCCATGCAAACCACACCTGCATTTGTCTACCTTGTGCCTATTGTCATGTTATTTGGTATTGGTAACGTACCCGGTGTTGTTGTCACCATTATCTTTGCGTTACCTCCCGTGGTGCGACTTACCATTCTCGGTATCCAGCAAGTTCCAGAAGAGTTGATAGAGGCAGGTCATTCCTTTGGCGCGAATCGTAAACAGATGCTTTACCGCATCCAGTTGCCTCTCGCTATGCCAACCATTATGGCGGGTGTCAACCAAACATTAATGCTGTCACTTTCTATGGTGGTTATCGCCTCAATGATTGCGGTAGGCGGACTCGGACAAATGGTACTTCGTGGTATCGGCCGTCTTGATATGGGCTTAGCTGCGGTTGGCGGTGTCGGCATTGTTATCTTAGCGATTTTGCTTGACCGCATCACACAGACACTTGGCGTTAACGCGCAAAACACTAAACAGCGCTGGTACCACACTGGCCCTATCTCGCTGTTCCTAAAAAAGAAACAACAACCAAAAGCAAGTACTGCTAACTAG
- the proX gene encoding glycine betaine/L-proline ABC transporter substrate-binding protein ProX — protein MNYSWKKVLQASVLSTVTLSATAMADKLPGEGIKIQPVQSTVAEETFQTLIVNKAMEALGYEVLPTKEVDYNVAYTSIAEGDATYLTVGWFPLHADKYTMAGGDEKFFRKGQYISGAAQGYLIDKATAEKHNITNIGQLTDPAIAKLFDANGDGKADLTGCNPGWGCEMVIEHQIDAFKLSDTVTHNQGNYAAIIADTISRYKKGDPILYYTWTPYWVSGVLVPGKDVVWLEVPHSALPGERSNVDTALPNGKNYGFEMNSMRIVANKAFADANPAAAKLFEIIKVNINDVSAQNMIMNTGKNSAADIESHANGWIKANQATFDAWVEAAKQAAL, from the coding sequence ATGAACTATTCATGGAAGAAAGTGCTACAAGCAAGCGTACTATCAACCGTCACGCTTTCTGCAACTGCAATGGCAGACAAGCTACCGGGAGAAGGGATCAAAATTCAACCCGTCCAATCAACGGTAGCCGAAGAAACATTCCAAACGCTTATCGTTAACAAAGCAATGGAAGCCTTAGGTTACGAAGTGCTGCCAACTAAAGAAGTAGATTACAATGTGGCTTATACCTCTATCGCTGAAGGTGACGCCACTTACCTTACCGTGGGTTGGTTCCCGCTTCATGCTGATAAATACACCATGGCAGGTGGCGACGAGAAGTTTTTCCGCAAAGGTCAATACATCAGTGGCGCAGCCCAAGGCTACCTAATTGACAAGGCGACAGCTGAAAAGCACAACATCACAAACATCGGCCAACTGACTGATCCAGCAATTGCGAAACTGTTTGATGCTAACGGCGATGGCAAAGCAGATTTGACAGGTTGTAACCCTGGCTGGGGTTGTGAGATGGTTATCGAACACCAAATCGATGCGTTCAAGCTAAGTGACACAGTGACGCATAACCAAGGTAACTATGCCGCGATTATCGCGGATACCATTTCACGCTATAAGAAAGGTGACCCAATCCTTTACTACACATGGACACCATACTGGGTGAGTGGCGTATTGGTTCCGGGTAAAGATGTCGTTTGGCTAGAAGTGCCGCATTCAGCACTACCAGGCGAACGCAGTAACGTCGACACCGCCCTTCCAAACGGTAAAAACTACGGTTTCGAAATGAACTCAATGCGTATTGTTGCCAACAAAGCCTTTGCTGATGCTAACCCTGCCGCGGCTAAATTGTTTGAAATCATCAAAGTCAACATCAATGATGTCAGTGCGCAAAACATGATCATGAATACTGGTAAAAACTCTGCAGCGGATATCGAATCGCACGCGAATGGCTGGATTAAAGCCAACCAAGCCACCTTCGATGCATGGGTAGAAGCCGCGAAACAAGCTGCGCTTTAA
- a CDS encoding GNAT family N-acetyltransferase, with amino-acid sequence MQISEATLADLDSVKALISEVSRVDVLSEFTDEGRQSYQAFVIDALEEIFDRQAYVTLKACSEGKIVGVGAIKNGDYLSHLFVDKSVQGQGVGHLLLKRLMSSSSKQSITLRSSLNAVRFYERQGFNVTGPESQVAGIRFIPMEACE; translated from the coding sequence ATGCAAATAAGTGAAGCGACGTTAGCGGATCTTGACAGCGTGAAAGCGCTTATCAGCGAGGTCTCTCGCGTCGATGTTCTCTCTGAGTTTACGGATGAAGGTCGGCAATCCTATCAAGCGTTTGTGATCGATGCGCTGGAAGAAATTTTTGATCGTCAAGCCTATGTCACGTTGAAGGCATGTAGCGAGGGCAAGATTGTTGGTGTCGGCGCGATCAAAAACGGCGACTATTTATCACATTTATTTGTCGATAAATCGGTTCAAGGTCAGGGAGTGGGTCATTTACTCCTAAAACGCTTGATGTCGTCGTCGAGCAAACAGAGCATCACGTTACGATCATCGTTAAATGCAGTGCGCTTTTACGAGCGGCAAGGATTCAATGTCACGGGCCCTGAATCTCAGGTTGCGGGGATTCGGTTTATTCCTATGGAAGCCTGTGAGTGA
- a CDS encoding sugar O-acetyltransferase: MARTKFDIMTSGELYWDEDETITDVRDKAAALVTALNQSLDMDSRMTILHQLLGAFGSQSKLRSPFTCEFGKNIFIGKNTLVNMNAMFLDCARIVIGDNVLIGPNAQFYTASHPLDYQQRRRWETYCEPILIEDDVWIGGGVVIKPGVTIGARSVVAAGSFVNRDVPPDTLYGGVPARFIKHLVV, encoded by the coding sequence ATGGCTAGGACTAAGTTCGACATCATGACGTCAGGAGAGCTTTACTGGGATGAAGATGAAACAATAACAGATGTCCGAGATAAAGCCGCGGCGTTAGTTACAGCCCTGAATCAGAGTCTGGATATGGATAGTCGAATGACTATTTTGCATCAGTTGCTAGGGGCGTTCGGTTCACAGAGTAAATTGCGTTCACCTTTTACCTGTGAATTTGGTAAAAATATCTTCATTGGCAAGAACACATTGGTCAATATGAATGCAATGTTTCTTGATTGCGCTCGTATTGTCATCGGTGACAACGTGCTCATTGGCCCCAATGCGCAGTTTTACACGGCGAGTCATCCTCTCGATTATCAACAGCGAAGACGATGGGAAACCTATTGTGAGCCGATATTGATTGAGGACGACGTGTGGATAGGCGGTGGCGTCGTGATCAAGCCCGGGGTGACAATTGGGGCGAGGTCAGTCGTCGCAGCAGGTTCGTTTGTGAATCGTGATGTGCCACCAGACACGCTGTATGGCGGGGTACCGGCGAGGTTTATCAAGCATCTGGTAGTGTAG
- a CDS encoding GNAT family N-acetyltransferase, which translates to MSSMLGELAMPIETDRFSLRLPESQDDRALFAIFSDPVVMKYWNTPPWQGLHDATAFIESCRQALESNETLTYVILERKTKQLIGKCMLFAYDGESKRAEIGFGVAKPYWGKGVIQEVGEALIQFGFNTLGLRRIEAEIDPDNVGSANALSRLGFTQEGLLRARWEVNGVVSDSALYGRLVTDSH; encoded by the coding sequence ATGAGTAGTATGTTAGGTGAGTTAGCGATGCCGATAGAGACCGATCGCTTTAGTTTACGTTTGCCAGAAAGCCAAGACGACCGAGCACTGTTTGCGATTTTCTCTGATCCCGTTGTTATGAAGTATTGGAATACACCGCCATGGCAAGGATTGCATGACGCGACAGCGTTTATTGAGAGCTGCAGACAGGCTCTAGAGAGTAATGAGACTCTGACCTATGTGATCCTTGAACGGAAAACAAAACAGCTGATCGGCAAGTGCATGCTGTTTGCTTATGATGGTGAATCTAAGCGAGCAGAAATTGGCTTTGGTGTTGCTAAACCCTACTGGGGTAAAGGTGTTATCCAAGAAGTAGGTGAAGCCCTTATTCAGTTTGGTTTTAATACGCTTGGCTTGCGACGAATTGAAGCGGAAATTGATCCTGATAATGTTGGTTCTGCCAACGCCCTGTCTCGTCTTGGTTTTACTCAAGAAGGATTACTGCGAGCACGCTGGGAGGTGAACGGGGTCGTGTCAGATTCCGCACTTTATGGTCGACTCGTGACAGATAGTCATTAA